The genome window CATCTCCAGACCAAGTAAGAGCCATGGCACCTTCTCCTGCAATCATCATATCTTTATATGTGTCAACTTCATAAGCTTTTACTAAACTTTTTTGATCCATTAGAGCTTTTTTTGCTTCTTCCAGTTCATCTAAACTTCTAGTGTTCAACGAATATCCTAATTTTTTAAGAGTAATACCGATAGTATCTCTTGAACTATTAAGCATTAAAATATCTCCTTTGTATTTAGGATCCCATAATGCATTCCAGCTATCTATCGTAGTATTAACCTTTTTAGTATTATAAACTATACCCATAGTTCCCCAAAAATACGGAACAGAATATTTATTATCTTTATCATATTCTAAATTTTTGAATTCTTCACCTATATTTTTGAAGTTATTTAAATTATTCATATCTAATTCTTGTAATAAGTTTTGATTTATCATAGCTTCTATCATATACTCAGATGGAAATATAACATCATAATCTGTTCCACCAGCTTGTATTTTAGCAAGCATTTCTTCATTATTTCCATACTCTTCGTAATTAACTTTTATTCCATATTCTTTTTCAAAATCTTTTAATACTTGAGGATCTATATAGTCTCCCCAATTATATACGTTTAATTTGCTATAATAGCCATCTTTTGTTAATTCATTTTTTTCTGAACATCCAACAAGTGAAAAAATAAAAGTAAAGCATATTAAAAAGCTAAATATTTTTTTCAATAGAACCACTCCTTTTTATTTAGATTTTTTTGTTCTTTTTTCTATTAATAATAACAATATTAACACACCTAAAAACATCAATGTAGATAACGCATTAATTTTAGGACTGACACCTCGTTTTGTCATGGAATATATTTTTATAGACAATGTACTTATTCCTGAACCTGTAGTAAAAAAGCTCACTATAAAATCATCCAGCGACAAAGTAAATGCAAATAAAGCTCCTGTTACAATTCCAGGCATTATTTCAGGAAGTACAACTTTAAAAAAAGCGTATAATGGCGAAGCTCCTAAATCAAGAGCTGCTTCCTCAAGATGAGGATTTAATTGTCTTAACTTAGGTAGTACAGATAAAACTACATAAGGTATAGTAAATGATATATGAGCTATTAAAATAGTAGTTAATCCTAAAGTCATTTTTAGCCATGTGAATAAGGCAAGTAGAGAAACTCCTATAACTATATCAGGATTAACAACAGGTATATACGTTATATTTAAAAAAGTAGTTTTATGCTTAGGTTTCATTTTATTTATTGCAATAGCAGTAATCGTTCCTATTATAGTAGCTACACCAGAAGCTAATGCAGCAATTATAAATGTATAGTATAGAGACGTCATTATAGATGTATCACTGAATAACTCTTTATACCATCTTAAAGTAAAACCATTCCAATTGCCTCTATATTTTGAATCATTAAATGAGTACAGAATAAGAAGTAATATAGGTAGATACAAAAATAAGTATATCAAAAATGAATAAGATTTTTTTATGATATTCTTTACCATAGTTTACCTCCTTCTTCTCTATCTTTATTTCCTAAAATTTTCATACTTATAATTATTATAAACATCATAATCATAGAAATAGCTGAACCGAACTGCCAATTTCTAGCTACTAAAAACTGATTTTGAATGAGGTTACCAAGAAGTATAGATTGCCCTCCTCCTAATAAGTCTGATATTACAAAGGTACTTACGCAAGGCATAAACACCATAGTTATTCCTGATACAACACCAGGTAAGCTAAGCGGGAAAACTACTTTTTTAAATGTGTAAAAAGATGTTGCACCTAAATCTGACGATGCTTCTATAAGACTATAGTCTATTTTAGATAAAACCGAATATATAGGAAGTACCATAAACGGTAAAAAATTATACACCATACCTAATAAAACTGCTTTATCAGTATAAAGTAATTTTAAAGGTGTATCTATTATATTTAAAAACATTAAAACTTGATTTATAACACCCTGCTCTCTTAATATTCCCATCCAGGCATAAGTCCTTAATAAAGTATTAGTCCAAAGTGGTAACACAAATAATAACATCATAAGATTTCTTCTTTTAATATCTGACTTAGATAGTATATAAGCCATAGGATATCCTAGTATAAAACATATAAGAGTACTTTTTAGGGCAAGCATCAAAGAGTTTATAAGCACATTTATATATATAGGCTCCATAAATTTTATATAGTTATCTAGTGTAAAAGTATAAACTATTTGGCCATAGGCAGATCTTGAACAAAAACTGTATACTGCAATCAATAACAATGGAACAATTGTAAATATGATTGCCCAAATTCCATAAGGGATAGAAAGCCATTTCTTTTTCATATCTACCCTCTCCTTTTCATTACATGGATTGAATCTGGTTCTATAGCAAGTCCCACATTATCTCCGATTTTTGACATATGTATAGTATGAACTATCCACTCTATATTTTTTTCATCTTCTACTATTATCTCGTAATGTACCCCTTTAAATACAACAGTCTTTACTGTTCCCTTAATCATTCCATTATCTGTATTTGTTATTTGTATGTCCTCTGGCCTTACTACTACGTCAACCTCTTCATTTTTATCAAAACCCTTATCCAAACATTCGAATACTTCATCTTCTATTTTAACCTTATAATCATCAATCATAATAGCTTCTATAATATTACTTTCTCCAATAAAATCTGCTACAAACCTATTTTTAGGTTCGTTATATATGTCTTCAGGAGATCCTATTTGCTGAATTTCACCTTCACTCATTACAACTATTCTATCCGACATAGTAAGAGCTTCTTCTTGATCATGTGTCACATATATAAAGGTTATACCTAATTGCTGTTGCATATTTTTAAGTTCTAGCTGCATTTCTTTTCTTAATTTTAAATCTAGAGCTCCAAGAGGTTCGTCTAGAAGAAGTACCTTAGGTTCGCAAACTAAGGCTCTAGCTATTGCTATTCTCTGCTGCTGACCTCCGCTTAGTGAATCAATGCTTCTATTTTGAAACCCTTCTAAATTTACAAGTTTAAGCATACGTTTTACTTTTTTTTCTATTTCATCTTTTTTCATTTTTTTTATTTTTAATCCAAAAGCTATATTTTCAAAAATATTCATATGTGGGAATAATGCATATTTTTGAAAAACTGTGTTTATCTGTCTTTTATAAGGAGGGATATTATTTATTTTTTCTCCTTCAAAATGAACATCTCCATGAGTTTGTGTTTCAAACCCGCCTATTATTCTCAATGTTGTTGTTTTACCACAACCGCTTGGTCCTAATAAAGTTACAAATTCTTCAGGTTTTATACTCAAATTTATATTATGAAGAACTTCTTTGTCTTCATATTTTTTATTTATATTTTTAAGTTCTACTATATTTTGTTTCAACAATAAACTCCCCCTTACTTTAAAGTAAATATCATCCTATATTATATGTAGCTTATATTTATTCATAGTAAACTTTTTGTTTCCTAAAACTAAACTCAAGTTATAATTTTAAAACTTTTATCATATTTTGTCAACCTCAATTGGCAATACTTTTCAAATATTCCATGTATATGCACAATTGAAGTTGATTTATTAATCTAAATAGTAATTATATGATATATAAATAATAATATAGAAAATAGAATTTTTTCAGAAAAATATCATAATAGTGAAATTTTTGATTGCATTTATTTTCTGTAAACTTTGAAAATTCGCCATTGCATCAATTTTTTTGTTTATTTTTTTTTAAAAAAAATCAGAATTTTGTTTTTTAGTTGTATAGGAAACTGTTTTCATGTTATAATTGTGTCGAAATAGGAATAATTCTATTTATAATTTAATTTTTTATTTAAAAGAGGAGGAAATTTTTATGAAAAAATTAGGTTTATTACCTAAGCTTATTATCGCTATCATATTAGGTATCGGTATAGGTTCTATCCATAATGAATTTTTAGTTAAGTTATTAGCTACATTCAATGGAATATTCGGTAACTTTTTAGGATTTGCGATTCCACTTATAATAATAGGTTTCGTAGCTCCAGGTATTGGTGATTTAGGTAAAGGTGCTGGAAAAATACTGGGTATTACAGCAGGAATCGCTTACCTTTCTACAGTAGTAGCTGGTTCTTTAACATTTTTTACTAATAGTGTTATTTTCCCTTACTTATTAACTCCTGGTAGTATGAATTTAGTTAATGCTGAAAATCCAGAGCATTCTTTAGTAAAAGGATTCTTTGAAGTACAGATGCCACCTATAATGGGAGTTATGACTGCACTTTTAATTGCATTTACTTTAGGTCTAGGTATTGCAGCAAGTGAAGGTGATACTATAAAGAAATTTATGAAGGAATTCCAAGGAATTGTTGAAGGCCTAATATCTAATATAGTTATCCCTTTATTACCTTTCCACATAGCTGGTATATTCGCTAATATGACATATGCTGGCCAAGTTGCTACTATAATGTCTGTATTTGCAAAAGTATTTGCTCTCATACTACTTTTACACTTTACTGTGATAATTGTACAGTATTTTATAGCTGGTACATTAGCTGGAGCAAATCCATTTGTTTTAGTTAAGAATATGATTCCAGCTTATTTCACAGCTATAGGAACTCAATCTTCAGCTGCTAGTATACCTGTTACTCTTAAGCAAACTAAGAAAAATGGAGTTAATGATGGTGTTGCTGAATTTGTTGTACCTCTTTGTGCAACTATTCATTTATCAGGAAGTACAATAACTCTTGTAAGTTGTGCTATGGCAGTCATGATGTTAAATGGAATGACGGTTACTTTTAATTCTATATTCGGATTTATATTAATGTTAGGTGTTACTATGGTTGCAGCACCTGGAGTTCCAGGAGGAGCTGTTATGGCTGCACTTGGTCTTTTAGAAACTATGCTTGGATTTGATCAAACTTTACTATCTTTAATGATAGCATTATATCTTGCTCAAGATAGTTTTGGAACTGCTTGTAATGTAACTGGTGATGGAGCTATAGCTATAATGGTTAACAGGATATCAGGTTATAAGCTTAATAAAAATGACAATATCAATAAAAAAGTAGCTTAAATAAGCATAAAAAAAGTAGTTATTCAATAACTACTTTTTTTATGCTTATTTTTTTAAAGGTTTAGGTCCATAGTATTGGTATAAATCACTTCTTAGCATACCATTATATAATTTTCTTTTCCTATCAGCTTTTCTTCCGAATGCATCTTCAAATTCACTATAAGCAGTTATTATGTAAAATGACCATGTACTCAGTTTCTTAAAAGGAATAGATATTTCTTTATATAATTGTCTTACACTATCTTTATCTTCTAATCTTTCACCATACGGAGGATTCGTAATTACAAATCCATATTCATAGTCACTTTCTAAATTTCTAGCATCTTGTTTTTTAAATTCTATATAATTGTCTACATCTGCAAGCCTAGCATTTTCTTTTGCTATTTCAAGTACCTCATCATCGATGTCATATCCATATATTTTAAAATCAACATCTGTTTTCATCATATCAAAAGCTTCTTTTCTAGCTTTCCACCATAGTTTTTTACCCAATATACTCCAATTTTCTGATAAAAATTCTCTATTAAGTCCTGGAGCCATATTCAGTCCCATCATTGCTGCTTCTATTAAAATAGTCCCCGAACCACAAAATGGATCTACTAGTATTCTATCTTGCTTCCAAGGAGTCAATGAAACAATAGCAGCAGCTAAAGTTTCCCTAATAGGTGCTTTACTAGCATTTTCTCTATATCCCCTTTTATGAAGCGCTTGGCCACACGTATCTATTGATATAGTAACTTTATCCTTGTGTATAAATACGTATATAGGATATTTTTCATCGCTATTTTCATCGAACCAG of Tepidibacter aestuarii contains these proteins:
- a CDS encoding THUMP domain-containing class I SAM-dependent RNA methyltransferase, which codes for MKDVTLIAPCFFGVEKILKREIENLGCEIQKVEDGRITYKTDSYGICKSNLWLRTAERVLLKIGEFEARSFEELFQNTKKLPWHKYIKKDAVFPVAKASSIKSKLYSIPDIQSIVKKAVVENLKQEYKVNWFDENSDEKYPIYVFIHKDKVTISIDTCGQALHKRGYRENASKAPIRETLAAAIVSLTPWKQDRILVDPFCGSGTILIEAAMMGLNMAPGLNREFLSENWSILGKKLWWKARKEAFDMMKTDVDFKIYGYDIDDEVLEIAKENARLADVDNYIEFKKQDARNLESDYEYGFVITNPPYGERLEDKDSVRQLYKEISIPFKKLSTWSFYIITAYSEFEDAFGRKADRKRKLYNGMLRSDLYQYYGPKPLKK
- a CDS encoding ABC transporter permease gives rise to the protein MKKKWLSIPYGIWAIIFTIVPLLLIAVYSFCSRSAYGQIVYTFTLDNYIKFMEPIYINVLINSLMLALKSTLICFILGYPMAYILSKSDIKRRNLMMLLFVLPLWTNTLLRTYAWMGILREQGVINQVLMFLNIIDTPLKLLYTDKAVLLGMVYNFLPFMVLPIYSVLSKIDYSLIEASSDLGATSFYTFKKVVFPLSLPGVVSGITMVFMPCVSTFVISDLLGGGQSILLGNLIQNQFLVARNWQFGSAISMIMMFIIIISMKILGNKDREEGGKLW
- a CDS encoding dicarboxylate/amino acid:cation symporter, which produces MKKLGLLPKLIIAIILGIGIGSIHNEFLVKLLATFNGIFGNFLGFAIPLIIIGFVAPGIGDLGKGAGKILGITAGIAYLSTVVAGSLTFFTNSVIFPYLLTPGSMNLVNAENPEHSLVKGFFEVQMPPIMGVMTALLIAFTLGLGIAASEGDTIKKFMKEFQGIVEGLISNIVIPLLPFHIAGIFANMTYAGQVATIMSVFAKVFALILLLHFTVIIVQYFIAGTLAGANPFVLVKNMIPAYFTAIGTQSSAASIPVTLKQTKKNGVNDGVAEFVVPLCATIHLSGSTITLVSCAMAVMMLNGMTVTFNSIFGFILMLGVTMVAAPGVPGGAVMAALGLLETMLGFDQTLLSLMIALYLAQDSFGTACNVTGDGAIAIMVNRISGYKLNKNDNINKKVA
- a CDS encoding ABC transporter substrate-binding protein, with protein sequence MKKIFSFLICFTFIFSLVGCSEKNELTKDGYYSKLNVYNWGDYIDPQVLKDFEKEYGIKVNYEEYGNNEEMLAKIQAGGTDYDVIFPSEYMIEAMINQNLLQELDMNNLNNFKNIGEEFKNLEYDKDNKYSVPYFWGTMGIVYNTKKVNTTIDSWNALWDPKYKGDILMLNSSRDTIGITLKKLGYSLNTRSLDELEEAKKALMDQKSLVKAYEVDTYKDMMIAGEGAMALTWSGDAMMLIEENPDLAYAIPKEGTNLWFDGMAIPVTSRHKKEAELFINYMMRPEVSAKCAEYVGYSTPNKEAVKLLPEEVRENESAYPKGDILKNGEVFVDLGEFTTEYDRVWTEIKSY
- a CDS encoding ABC transporter permease, which encodes MVKNIIKKSYSFLIYLFLYLPILLLILYSFNDSKYRGNWNGFTLRWYKELFSDTSIMTSLYYTFIIAALASGVATIIGTITAIAINKMKPKHKTTFLNITYIPVVNPDIVIGVSLLALFTWLKMTLGLTTILIAHISFTIPYVVLSVLPKLRQLNPHLEEAALDLGASPLYAFFKVVLPEIMPGIVTGALFAFTLSLDDFIVSFFTTGSGISTLSIKIYSMTKRGVSPKINALSTLMFLGVLILLLLIEKRTKKSK
- the potA gene encoding spermidine/putrescine ABC transporter ATP-binding protein, whose translation is MKQNIVELKNINKKYEDKEVLHNINLSIKPEEFVTLLGPSGCGKTTTLRIIGGFETQTHGDVHFEGEKINNIPPYKRQINTVFQKYALFPHMNIFENIAFGLKIKKMKKDEIEKKVKRMLKLVNLEGFQNRSIDSLSGGQQQRIAIARALVCEPKVLLLDEPLGALDLKLRKEMQLELKNMQQQLGITFIYVTHDQEEALTMSDRIVVMSEGEIQQIGSPEDIYNEPKNRFVADFIGESNIIEAIMIDDYKVKIEDEVFECLDKGFDKNEEVDVVVRPEDIQITNTDNGMIKGTVKTVVFKGVHYEIIVEDEKNIEWIVHTIHMSKIGDNVGLAIEPDSIHVMKRRG